The following is a genomic window from Syntrophorhabdaceae bacterium.
GCATTCTATCACCTTGATTTTGTCGCCCGGTATACCCCCGATCCACTTGAGCCTTTTCGCCTTGAGCAAAACAACCGTCCTTTCGGGCGAAAGGAAGGTCTCTGCAAATTCCGATTCGGACATGAATATATCCTTGGCGTCGTCGTATTTGGAGCCCATCTCGAGCTCACCCGTATAGTTGGCGATAGTCACCTTGCCTTTAAGATAAAAAGGAAGGGTCTCATCGAAGGCGCCGTAGTTGACGATCCGCTCCGGGGCGGGCGACCTGGCCTTGATGAGGTGGGCGAATCTTTTCATCGTATTAATCCTGTCAATGGTATCCACATTCAGCATGAGCATAATGGCAACCCCTGAGGAGAAGACGATAAATAGAGGGAAAAGAAAGGAAAGCCTGTTATAGACCCTCCTGAGAAGCAGGACCAGCACGAAAAGGGACAGACAGGAAAACCCCAGGGTAAAGCCCCTGAGATCTCTCATAAACCGGGAGGCTTCACCCGAGATGGCGGCGATGTACGCGGCAAACGCTGCATTCCTGTATAAGAGGATCGAAGAAGCGAAGAGGGCGAAAAGGGCGATGCAGGCGACGGTCTCCGCAATGGCGCTTTTTTCCGACCATTTTTCATGAAAAAAACAGGCGAGGACAAGGGAGAGGACCGGGAAGAGAGGGAGAATATAAGGTGGCAGCTTCGATTTGGAGACGCTGAAAAAGGCGAAGACCACTATAATCCATATGAAAAAGAGCCTTAGCTCCTTTTTGGCCCACAAGGCGGCAAAAGACCTGGGGATGAAGAACGACCACGGCAGCATGCCGGCGAAAAGGACGGGGAAGAAGTAGAAGACCGAGCCTGTTCTTTTATGTTTTGACGTGAGGAAACGGAGAAAATTCTGGTCCACGATAAAAAAGGAGAGGAACTCCTTTTCCCTCAAGGATATGGCGACAATCCACGGCAGGGTCACGAGCAGGTAGAGAATTAAACCTTTCACCCATTTCATCTCCTTCAGAAATGAAATGTCTCTTTCTATCACCAGATAGGCGAAGATTGTAAGGCCGAGGAGGATGATTGCAACGGGTCCCTTGGTGAGGGTGGCGAGTCCCATGGCTGCATAGAAGAGATAGATGAAGAGAGGCTTTCGCTCACGATAATATCCGTAGAAGAACATGAGGGAGAGAAAGAGCCACAGGGTAAAGAACATATCGAGAGTCACTATCTTCGCCATGGCGAAAAACCCCATGGAGGACATGAGTATCATGGCCCCAATGAAGGCGATCTGCCTTCCGAACCATCGTCCTGCAAAAAAATAGAGTCCCAATACACAAAGGAGGGCGGAGAGGGCGTTAGGGAACCTGAGGGCCCATTCGTCGGTCCCGAATATCTTATAGGAAAGGGCCACGGTCCAGTAAAAAAGAGGCGGCTTCTCGAAATATCGGGCATAATTGAGATGAGGAACTACATAATCCCCGGTTTCGACCATTTCCCGGGGTATCTCCCCGTAGCGCCCCTCGTCGGGTTCTTTAAGAGAATAGGAGCCGATGCCGTTAAAGAAAAAAACGAAGGAGAACAAAAGGAGTGCCGCCACATGAGTGATGAGGGTTATCCTTTTCCCGGGGGTCGCCATTATTCTGCACCTCTCTCGTAAAGGGAAAAAACCATGACCGTGTCGCCGATCTTCTCCTCAAAGAGAGGCCTGGCCCCGGGCAGCGCCTGGAGGACCTCGTTCATATCTCGTTTCCTCGTGAATACATAAAATTTTGCGAGCGTCCTGCCGAGGGCGCGCAGCTTTTCCGTATCGTGCTCGTCCACGTGGACGGCATAGGCCCCCACATAATATACATAGGTCCCCCTTATACTTCCATAGTAAACCCAGGGCGCCCCGGCGCTCAGATAGGGCTTGATCCGCTCCGCTACCGCTCTTGGGGACTTCAGGGGATTAATCTTACCATAGACGGAAGTATTGGCGATACCGTAGGCGAGGACGAAAAAGAAAAAGAGGGCCCAAAAAACGCCGCGCCCGCCTTTTTTCAAAAGAAGGAAAAGAAGAGATCCCGAGAGGATGAGCGATAAGATTCCCAATATCACTCTTTCAGGGAAAAGCGGGACGAAAGCATCAGGTCGATAGAAAAAGAGGAGACCGCCCAGTGCAAGGAACAGGGTGGTGAGAAGGGAAAAAACCACCGTCCTGTAGGCACTTCGCCTCGTGAAAAAAGCATAACCGGCGACCATTGAGAGCGCCGGGAGAAGGGGCAGCATATATTTACTGATCTTGCCTGAGGAGAGGGAGAGGAAGAGAAACATCCAGCC
Proteins encoded in this region:
- a CDS encoding glycosyltransferase family 39 protein; protein product: MATPGKRITLITHVAALLLFSFVFFFNGIGSYSLKEPDEGRYGEIPREMVETGDYVVPHLNYARYFEKPPLFYWTVALSYKIFGTDEWALRFPNALSALLCVLGLYFFAGRWFGRQIAFIGAMILMSSMGFFAMAKIVTLDMFFTLWLFLSLMFFYGYYRERKPLFIYLFYAAMGLATLTKGPVAIILLGLTIFAYLVIERDISFLKEMKWVKGLILYLLVTLPWIVAISLREKEFLSFFIVDQNFLRFLTSKHKRTGSVFYFFPVLFAGMLPWSFFIPRSFAALWAKKELRLFFIWIIVVFAFFSVSKSKLPPYILPLFPVLSLVLACFFHEKWSEKSAIAETVACIALFALFASSILLYRNAAFAAYIAAISGEASRFMRDLRGFTLGFSCLSLFVLVLLLRRVYNRLSFLFPLFIVFSSGVAIMLMLNVDTIDRINTMKRFAHLIKARSPAPERIVNYGAFDETLPFYLKGKVTIANYTGELEMGSKYDDAKDIFMSESEFAETFLSPERTVVLLKAKRLKWIGGIPGDKIKVIECSNERCLISNY